One part of the Pandoraea faecigallinarum genome encodes these proteins:
- the map gene encoding type I methionyl aminopeptidase — MVRERVVIRSNEEIALSRRAGELAAQVLAMIGEHVKPGVTTDELDRLCHDFIVNELKAIPANIGYHGYPKTVCASVNHVVCHGIPGDKRLHDGDIVNIDVALIKDGWFGDTSRMYYAGKPSILAKRLVDTTYEAMLAGIRAVRPGATLGDVGYAIQTVAHREGFSIVRDYCGHGIGTTYHDDPQVLHYGRPGTGLTLRPGMIFTIEPMVNAGKPDTKQLADGWTVVTRDRSLSAQWEHMVAVTETGFQVLTQWPDGLGEYARYGALDGGGAAANAA, encoded by the coding sequence ATGGTGCGCGAACGCGTTGTCATCCGCTCGAACGAAGAAATTGCCCTGTCGCGCCGCGCCGGGGAGTTGGCCGCGCAGGTGCTCGCGATGATCGGCGAGCATGTGAAGCCCGGCGTTACGACCGACGAACTCGACCGTCTCTGTCACGATTTCATCGTGAACGAACTCAAGGCGATCCCGGCCAACATCGGTTATCACGGCTATCCGAAGACGGTGTGCGCCTCGGTCAATCATGTCGTTTGTCACGGCATTCCCGGCGACAAGAGGCTGCATGACGGCGACATCGTGAACATCGACGTCGCCCTGATCAAGGACGGCTGGTTCGGCGACACGAGCCGCATGTACTACGCAGGCAAGCCGAGCATTCTCGCCAAGCGTCTGGTCGACACGACCTACGAGGCGATGCTCGCAGGTATTCGTGCGGTACGCCCGGGGGCGACGCTCGGCGATGTGGGATACGCGATCCAGACGGTGGCGCATCGCGAAGGTTTCAGCATCGTGCGCGACTATTGCGGCCACGGGATCGGCACCACGTATCACGACGACCCGCAGGTGCTGCATTACGGCCGTCCGGGCACGGGGCTGACCCTGCGTCCTGGCATGATCTTCACCATCGAACCGATGGTCAACGCCGGTAAGCCGGACACGAAGCAACTGGCCGACGGCTGGACCGTCGTCACACGCGACCGCTCGCTTTCCGCGCAGTGGGAGCATATGGTGGCCGTCACGGAGACCGGCTTCCAGGTACTCACACAATGGCCGGACGGCCTCGGGGAATATGCGCGTTACGGCGCGCTCGATGGCGGGGGCGCCGCGGCGAACGCCGCCTGA
- a CDS encoding ParD-like family protein, which produces MGIVKISEQMHEALRNTSGALSRSINAQAEHWLRVGMLAELNPTMSYGEICRRLIESDGAPVTEAGAVVSPATGAPVTVLNKVA; this is translated from the coding sequence ATGGGTATCGTCAAGATCTCGGAGCAAATGCACGAGGCGCTGCGCAACACTAGCGGTGCCCTCAGCCGCTCGATTAACGCGCAAGCCGAGCATTGGCTGCGCGTCGGCATGCTCGCCGAATTGAATCCGACGATGAGCTATGGCGAGATTTGCCGTCGTCTCATCGAATCCGATGGCGCCCCGGTCACCGAGGCCGGAGCTGTCGTTTCTCCAGCAACTGGTGCACCCGTCACCGTATTGAACAAGGTGGCCTAA
- a CDS encoding DMT family transporter, whose translation MAWIYLMLAGVLEVLWAFTMKQSAGFTKPLPSLVTFVTMAASFGLLSVSMKTLPLGTAYSIWTGIGAVGAFVVGIVMLGEIVSVARIAAAALIVSGLVLMKLSS comes from the coding sequence ATGGCTTGGATCTATCTGATGCTTGCAGGTGTTCTGGAAGTGCTTTGGGCGTTCACGATGAAGCAGTCCGCCGGCTTCACAAAACCGCTCCCCTCTCTAGTCACGTTCGTGACGATGGCCGCTAGCTTTGGACTGCTGTCGGTTTCCATGAAAACGCTCCCGCTGGGCACCGCCTACTCCATCTGGACCGGCATTGGCGCCGTGGGTGCATTCGTCGTCGGCATCGTCATGCTCGGCGAGATCGTCAGCGTGGCTCGCATTGCCGCTGCTGCACTGATCGTCAGCGGACTGGTGCTGATGAAACTCTCATCGTAA
- the ndhC gene encoding NADH-quinone oxidoreductase subunit A: protein MDVSEYYPALLFLLLALLIGAGLLVVAKPIRPDRPDAAKGSPYECGFNAFGDARKKFDVRFYRVAIFFIIFDIELAFTIPWAVSLREAGLTGFAAMLAFLGLLALGFAYEWKKKAFEWE, encoded by the coding sequence ATGGATGTCTCCGAATATTACCCGGCCCTTCTTTTCCTTCTGCTCGCGTTGCTTATCGGCGCGGGCCTGCTGGTGGTGGCAAAGCCCATACGTCCGGACCGGCCGGACGCCGCCAAAGGGTCACCTTATGAATGCGGGTTCAACGCATTCGGCGATGCGCGAAAGAAGTTCGACGTGCGCTTTTATCGCGTCGCGATCTTCTTCATCATTTTCGACATCGAATTGGCCTTCACCATCCCGTGGGCCGTTTCGCTTCGCGAAGCAGGCCTCACCGGCTTCGCAGCAATGCTCGCATTCCTCGGACTGCTCGCTCTCGGTTTCGCCTACGAGTGGAAAAAAAAGGCCTTCGAGTGGGAGTGA
- a CDS encoding tyrosine-type recombinase/integrase, which yields MSTASRDALFRKARDRSQIPDVTFHDTRHEAITRLAKKLQPLDLARMTGHRNISELITYYNATATDIAGRLG from the coding sequence TTGTCCACTGCCAGCCGGGACGCGCTTTTCCGGAAAGCGCGCGACAGGTCACAGATTCCCGACGTCACCTTTCACGATACCCGTCACGAAGCTATCACGCGCCTAGCCAAGAAATTGCAGCCGCTGGACTTAGCTAGAATGACTGGGCATAGGAACATTTCTGAACTCATAACCTATTACAACGCGACGGCAACAGATATCGCGGGACGCTTAGGTTAA
- a CDS encoding tyrosine-type recombinase/integrase, with protein MASIQKVAKGWRAQVMVDGQRDSRTFDTKAAAMAWSAQRETELRSIANGSGSKTLTVGDVLKEYELKVSPTKRGARWEKLRLPLIGNRVIGGRKFGDIKLAELRPSHIAAWRDARMREVSGASTSREMSLMSHAFLVARKEWGWLVTNPMAEVKRPPEPPGRERSISEEEIESLLTSMGYEEGLPVEKPMQRVAVAFLFAIETAMRSSEILTLTASSVNYKGKFARLPMTKNGTARNVPLSSRAIELLKMLRQWIKANHYLPCPLPAGTRFSGKRATGHRFPTSPFTIPVTKLSRA; from the coding sequence ATGGCATCAATTCAGAAGGTGGCGAAGGGCTGGCGCGCGCAGGTGATGGTCGATGGTCAGCGCGATAGCAGGACGTTTGATACGAAGGCGGCCGCGATGGCATGGAGTGCGCAGCGGGAGACGGAGCTGCGGTCGATTGCCAACGGCTCAGGTAGCAAGACGCTGACGGTTGGCGATGTGCTCAAGGAATATGAGCTGAAGGTGAGTCCGACCAAGCGCGGGGCGAGGTGGGAGAAGCTGCGGTTACCGTTGATTGGGAACCGGGTGATTGGCGGGCGGAAATTTGGGGATATCAAGCTGGCGGAACTTCGGCCGAGTCATATAGCGGCATGGCGGGATGCGCGGATGCGAGAAGTTTCAGGGGCGTCAACGTCGCGAGAAATGTCGTTGATGTCACATGCGTTTCTCGTGGCCCGGAAGGAGTGGGGCTGGCTGGTGACGAATCCGATGGCGGAAGTGAAGCGTCCGCCGGAACCGCCAGGCCGCGAACGATCGATATCCGAAGAAGAAATCGAGTCGCTGCTTACAAGCATGGGCTACGAAGAAGGACTGCCGGTAGAAAAACCAATGCAGCGCGTGGCGGTAGCATTCCTCTTTGCAATAGAGACGGCCATGCGTTCCAGCGAAATCCTGACGCTTACGGCTTCGTCGGTGAACTATAAGGGCAAGTTTGCGCGTCTGCCGATGACCAAGAACGGCACTGCGCGAAATGTACCGTTGTCATCCCGCGCAATTGAACTTCTGAAGATGCTCCGGCAGTGGATAAAGGCAAACCACTATTTGCCTTGTCCACTGCCAGCCGGGACGCGCTTTTCCGGAAAGCGCGCGACAGGTCACAGATTCCCGACGTCACCTTTCACGATACCCGTCACGAAGCTATCACGCGCCTAG
- a CDS encoding GNAT family N-acetyltransferase translates to MILSLASKDKAQAMNKSRGIFSILTQPQEVISFVGDVTAAADSDKASLGFYPDSVYLEYALKGNIFVAITELGKQRLYAGHVLFDLRQPRAKVLQVFVDPGHRRLGIAESLISELKIYLSNLQYLSIEARVAEDMTESNSFWERQNFNVQRLDDGGASRGKRRRKILVRNHELASPQLFGPSGIDVKNPLGFSFLSGTEKPIYLLDMNVLFDLGPRRHRRSDVANLFRAERMQACSLAISSEILEELKRNCPDGKTDPMQDFASILPTYSGPPDDELSELIADLAELVFPDRSQRNALTVNDTSDLKHLATAIFHRLNGLVSSDMSILRAAPSLRTQYGLDVLSPTAFSLQDTHSVDVTTFGSEQDRVLTLSAVEPHDESEARSLLSRSKIGHSQQLNEWAAVDLHGGPCRRFVVRSDGDVVGYITWHQKVGQTSIDALMAIDEKSPTATDCVRLMLSKLSEDVAHNQVVLVRLGFPAQQYQIRQEAISIGFTAGGNNQAQLHKIVLRSVVTQVNWEQTRASLMANCGVRLPSVAPAFRSINQHIEIHAADGNRTHLSLHGLESLLAPGLFCLPGRGGVITPVRRQFSEHLLRHLPQGSLLPQARVQLYQQRHYLSHPKNRTKFSTGQLIFFYESQNHGGLGALVAVGRVVRAYLQDRSVMGHSELDRSVFDIDQLDTIGRTETRTVTVFDNLNVLPAHVSGDTLREIGCGTPVKLLSTQTITSEQVERILARVYNS, encoded by the coding sequence GTGATTCTTTCTTTGGCCTCAAAAGACAAAGCACAAGCCATGAATAAATCTCGGGGAATTTTTTCGATATTGACCCAGCCTCAGGAAGTAATTTCGTTCGTTGGAGACGTTACTGCGGCTGCGGACTCAGACAAGGCCTCTCTCGGGTTTTACCCCGACTCTGTTTATCTCGAGTACGCGTTGAAGGGCAACATTTTCGTTGCGATCACAGAGTTGGGAAAGCAACGCTTGTATGCCGGCCATGTCCTGTTTGACCTAAGACAGCCGAGAGCTAAGGTGCTGCAAGTCTTTGTTGATCCCGGACATCGTCGTCTTGGCATTGCCGAAAGCTTAATCTCAGAATTGAAAATTTACCTTTCAAACCTGCAATACCTTTCGATTGAGGCCCGAGTTGCTGAAGATATGACGGAGTCCAATTCCTTTTGGGAACGCCAGAATTTCAATGTTCAGCGATTGGATGATGGAGGGGCGAGTCGCGGCAAGCGCCGAAGGAAGATTTTGGTTCGCAACCACGAACTAGCGTCGCCCCAACTGTTCGGCCCCAGTGGGATCGACGTGAAGAATCCGCTCGGATTTAGCTTCTTGTCAGGCACTGAAAAGCCAATCTACCTGCTAGATATGAATGTCTTGTTCGATCTAGGACCAAGAAGACACCGCAGAAGCGATGTCGCCAACTTGTTTCGAGCCGAACGCATGCAAGCGTGCAGCCTAGCGATTAGCTCCGAGATTCTTGAGGAACTAAAGCGCAATTGCCCTGATGGGAAAACCGACCCAATGCAAGACTTTGCGTCGATTTTGCCCACGTATTCTGGGCCGCCTGACGATGAGTTGAGCGAGCTTATTGCCGACCTCGCAGAGTTAGTTTTCCCCGATCGTAGCCAGCGAAATGCATTGACGGTCAACGACACCTCGGACCTTAAACACCTTGCTACCGCGATCTTCCATCGCCTGAATGGTCTGGTCAGCAGTGATATGTCGATACTGCGTGCGGCCCCCAGTCTCCGTACACAATATGGCCTTGACGTTCTTTCACCTACTGCATTTTCGTTACAAGACACTCATTCGGTGGATGTAACAACCTTCGGAAGTGAACAGGATCGCGTCTTGACACTGAGTGCTGTGGAGCCTCACGACGAGTCCGAAGCGAGAAGCCTCCTATCCCGGTCAAAAATAGGCCACAGCCAACAGCTTAATGAGTGGGCTGCGGTAGACCTACACGGGGGACCTTGTAGACGATTTGTCGTACGAAGCGACGGAGACGTCGTCGGCTACATCACTTGGCACCAAAAGGTGGGGCAAACTTCCATCGATGCGTTGATGGCGATTGACGAGAAATCGCCGACAGCTACCGATTGTGTTCGGTTAATGCTAAGCAAGTTGAGCGAGGACGTCGCTCATAATCAAGTTGTACTTGTACGCTTGGGTTTTCCTGCACAGCAGTACCAGATTCGACAGGAAGCCATTTCTATCGGGTTTACAGCAGGCGGCAATAACCAAGCGCAGCTTCATAAAATTGTCCTTCGAAGTGTGGTCACACAGGTAAACTGGGAGCAAACGAGAGCGTCCCTCATGGCAAATTGTGGCGTTCGGCTACCATCAGTCGCGCCAGCATTCAGGAGCATCAATCAGCACATTGAGATTCATGCGGCGGATGGCAACCGTACTCATTTATCGCTTCACGGGTTGGAAAGTCTGCTCGCACCGGGCTTATTTTGCTTACCCGGACGTGGCGGCGTGATCACTCCTGTTCGACGACAGTTCTCAGAGCACCTTTTGAGGCACCTTCCCCAGGGTTCGCTGCTCCCTCAAGCTCGCGTGCAGTTGTACCAGCAGCGGCACTATCTCAGCCATCCGAAGAATCGAACAAAGTTCTCGACAGGGCAGCTGATCTTTTTTTACGAATCTCAGAATCACGGCGGCCTCGGCGCCCTCGTCGCCGTCGGGAGAGTCGTTCGGGCATACCTTCAAGACCGAAGTGTGATGGGCCATTCCGAACTTGACCGCTCAGTCTTCGATATTGACCAACTTGACACCATTGGTCGGACTGAAACCAGAACAGTGACCGTTTTTGATAACCTGAATGTTCTTCCCGCTCACGTTTCCGGCGATACTCTTAGAGAAATAGGTTGCGGCACACCGGTTAAGCTGTTGAGCACCCAAACAATCACCAGCGAACAAGTGGAACGCATTCTCGCAAGGGTGTATAACTCATGA